ATTGGGGACGGACAGGGGTGACTAAGCTCACGATGGCTGCCCCTGAATTGGATGTGGCTGTGCGCGACTTACTGTGGCTGGTGAGGTACAAGCTCTGGTTTTGTCGATGCCGATCTGCTAACATGGATTGATTTTGGACCATGACATGACTTGCAGGTTGCAGGGCTTGCGATTGTCAATTCTGCGTCATGCTGGTCAGCTTTTGAGACAGCAGAGGCTTTGCTTGGCTGGTCACTTGAGGTCTTTTTTTGGGTCATCGGCCGATTGATCAATATCAACCACGGCTTAATGTTGTTGAACAAGAACGTTTCCTTGCGTCACTGGACATTTACCGCCTGGTACTGAATGAACACAGAGCCTCccgtctcttcctctccgcCGACCTCGCGTCCACTTCCCCAGCAAAGTCAAGTACCGGTACTAAACCCGTCCTGTGTCTAGACCACTGGTTCCGGCGGTCCACACCTCAAGTCCTCTGTCTTCCCAGATCGGTGGCTTACAATTGAAGCTTGTGGTTCCTTCGAGGAGCTCCCGACCCACCAAAGCTCCCTCTTGTTCCCCGCAAAGCACGCAAATGCAGCTGGGAAGCAAAAGGACTGGGAACTGGGATCCTTGACCcagaagccaaaagccaaTCCGAGATGACGACCAAGTCCGTCCCGATCTACAGAGTTCACACCGTCAAGTACGGGTGTTCCTTGGGCTAACCTCACAGTCCACAGAGTCGCAGTCGAGTGACGAAAGGGCGCTTTTCCTTGACCCAATGCGTGCTATGcgttctcctcttccaatTCCCTTGCTCATCCCGTCCAAGTATCCCGTCACTCGTTCCCCGCGGGTGAGGAACCTCGATGCTGTTTGTGCGCCCTCCGCCTCGGCCTCGGAGCTACCCATGCCTTACCAAATTGCTTCTGGCTTCTCTCTGTCTGTCCATGCTGCTTCTGTTTCTAGGCAAGGTAGGCAAGGTAGCTGTGGATGGACATGGCTTTGTGGAACCGACCGTCGTGACTTGCCTCGTGCCTTTCTTTGCCAACCTCACTCCCCTTCTTCGTGTCTCGTTCCCCGACTTTGACCTCCTTCCTACATCAACATTGTGAAGCTTCCTCACTTCTGTAGCCTCAGAAATTATCGCAAATATCTCTCGTATCCATTATTGACTTCGCTGCCTCGCGCAAACACACGCTCATAAGCTAGAGTCAACTTGCGACACCAATTGTTacgtcatcatcatgtcggACGGAATCGCCCCAGCTATAGACAAAGGTATGTCCCATCGCCAGTCGTCTCAATGGCCTCCTTTCCATCGCGTTTGATGCAGCGCTTCGCAATTGGCATGTTGGCGATGTCCGTTTCGACCTCCGTGGCTCAAGACTGCGCTTATACATGGAATTCTGAGCTGACATGCCCTAGTCGGCGCACCTGAACCCACGGCCCCCGAGGCCGAGGCCGGCGCTCCCACTCTGGACACCGCGACAGCTCCTTCGGAGCCCGCCAAGCCGGAAGAATCCAAGCCAACTGAGGGAACCGGTGGTCTCAGCGCCCCGCCGAAGCCCGTTGAGGTTGCGTCTGTGCCAGAGACACCCGTCAACAATATGACACCCGCAGGCGGCACGCCACGACCCGTGCTCAACCTCGAAGAAGAGCCAAAGGAAACGCCAAAGAATGAGGACGAGAATGCATTCATCACTGATGCTCCAACATCGGCGCCTGCTGTCTCCGCCCCAAAGGATGTCCCTATGACTGACAATGCCGCCGACGACAAGCCAGCGGGCATCAACGGCGCCAGTAAGCCTGAGGTCAACGATGTCGCCGAAGCGGCTGCAGGCGAAAAGCGTAAGGCTGAGGAGCCTCCTGCTGCCACCAACGGCGCATCCAATCCCGCTGCGACAGAGAAGTCGGAGTCGGAGGAGCGtgcggagaagaaggctcgcGTTGAAGACGTCGCAGATGAGCCGACCGCCACTGAGAGTACTTCGCCAAACGGTAAGCACGAAAACGGGAAGGCTgcgaagaaggacaagaaggtcACCCCAGTTGCCGGGAAGACGGCACGTAAGACGCGAAGTCAAGGTCCTGTTGAGGTTTAGTAGCAATGCGAATTCGCAGGCTTTTCCTTAATCTATCATGATGGTTTATGAATGCTGCAGCACATGATTTAGGGGTGGAACGGCGAAAATGGCGGATGGGAACGGGAAAAGGAACATCATCCCGAGATCTGCCTGGTTCAAGGATTTGTGGGTATATTTGTGCGTCAGGTAGTAAACACTGTTTGCATTTGCCATTTCATTAATTATACAGTGCTttattgatgagaatggtctATTTGCGATTGCGTCTGCCCTGATATTGCTGTACTAGACTGATAACACCTACGCTGCTCATTCAAGCTAAGCCCAACCAAGTACCGAAGACCCATCATTGTTTCCTCCGTCCACAGTGGCAGTTTCGGGGATCTGTCTCGGAGAAGTGGAGTAGGTTCTGAACGTCAAGGCCGGGAGGATGctctaaaataaaaattacCAACAGGGCTCTCTCCGATACCAGCAAATATACTACGTTCACTGAACAGATTATTCATTTATCGCCTCATTTTCACTTGCCATGGCTTCTGAGACCAATCCGACGTTCGACGTTGGCAACCATGAAGCTTTCATGGAGTTTGCCCTCACCCAAGCCAAAAAGTCGCCGCCAGCTGGCAACAAATTCTGTGTCGGGGCAGTACTTGTAGATGCAGCTAAAGGCAGGGTCTTATCGACAGGGTACTCGCTTGAATATCCGAGAGACTACAAAGGAGCTCCAGGCACCACACACGCAGAGCAATGTTGTTTTATCAAGATCGCCGACGAGCACAACCTTCCCGATGCATACACGAAGTCCTTCCACCAGATACTGTGCTGTACACAACTATGGAGCCTTGCAATGAGAGGCTGAGCGGCAACATGACTTGCGCGACTAGAATCCTGAGACTCAAGGGTGCTATTAAGACTGTTTATGTGGGCATCAGGGAACCTGGAACGTTTATTGCAAACAATGACGGACAGGAAAGACTCGAGGCACATGGTGTCAAGGTCGTGTATCCCGTCGAACATTGGCACGACAGAATCATGGAGATCTCAATGGCCGGACATTGAAAGACTTGGATTGGCTGcgctgagatgaagaataaGGGTGTCAGTGCACCGGAACGGCCCGCATAAGCCGCTAGACTTTGACAAAACCTACGCTACTTTGGAGAGGGATGCCCTAAATACTAACATAAATGTACTCTGTATGATGCAAAGAACTGTGGCCTTATTGCATTTTCTCACAAAACTCTGGCCTCATATCTAGTAGATATCGTGTCAAATGACTGATAAAAGCAAGGAGTTTTTATGTTCGTGCATTGCCAAATCAAATAAAGATCCATAGCAACAGTGACCGATTATGGACGCCGTTAGCCGCCATCtatacttacctacctaggtttCGTGATGGGCGCTTATGGATTGGACCAGTCGACCATCCAATGTTAGCAGTGAGTGCAAGCACGCCAACCACAAACGCTGTGTATGTAGGTATAATAAACCTATTCCCTACCCAAGAGCCTGGACAAACATAGCAATTTAGGcaaggaaataaaaaaaatccGAAGAGATTTGAAATGAATTATAACGATGCAAAGGGTTACGATTTCGACTCGGGCAACACCAACATTGACCCAGCCGTATTGAGGGGTAAGCTACTATACCTTAGAAGCCCTATGAACTTCCCGTATTGACTGCTGGATAAGAGCTACCAGAGGGATGCAAAGTCGCATCCATCGACAGCCATGGTGTCAGTTTCTGGGCAAAGACGGGTCGAAttgatgttcttctcaaagatggCACACCTCAGTCGTTTTTCATCAAAGTCCTATCGAAGGAAATAGGCATGAGCATGACAGAGGGGGAATTCCATTCGATGAGCGCGATACATGGAGTCGTACCAGAATTCGTCCCAAAGCCCATCGCTTGCGGCACTTACGAGAACATTCCAAACACACACTTCTTCGTCTGTGAGTTTCGAGAAATAACGGAGGATATGCCCGACCCTGACGAGTTTGCTTCTCGTCTGTCAGCAATGCACCAGAAAAGTGCTTCACCTATTGGAAAGTTCGGCTTTCACATCACAACTTACGCGGGAAATTTGCCCCAGTACGTGGCATGGGAAAATAGCTGGGAGAAATTCTTTACCAAGTCAATGAGACAGGCTCTTGACCTGGAGATCGCGGTGAAAGGAAAcaatgatgagcttgaggttctttCGCAAGCGCTTTTCGAGAAGGTTATCCCGAGGCTCTTGAGGCCTCTGGAGAGTGGCGGCCGGACTGTGAAACCCTCGTTGATTCATGGCGACCTTTGGTATGCAAATGCAAGGATTGATGTCGAGAGCGACCAACCTCTCGTTTTCGATGCATGCTGCTTCTTTGCACATAACGAATGTGCGTTCCCGGAATTCCTTACCCGACAGAAGATATCACTTGTGCTAACCAGCCTTTTTCATAGATGAGTTTGGCCAATGGCGACCAGCTTGTAATAGGTTTGGAGATGAGTACATCGCTGCATACAACAGATTTGTCCAGATCTCGGCACCTGAAGAGGATTTTGAGGGTCGGCTAGACCTCTATAGGCTGTGAGTAAAGAAGCACATATATCTCTTCCTAGTCACTGGGACTGACGTCAAGCCAGCAGATTTGATGCTCACGTGTCGGCCCTTTTTGTTGACAATGAGACACTTCGCACACAGTGAGGCCATTCTTGAACTGCTGTATGTTTTAGCTCCTAATTGCGTTACAGGGTTCTTGACGTTATGAGAGATTTAGTTCGGAGATATGGTTAGTAGAGAGAAGCAACATACGATACACTGCGTGATCTCGTCGAGACTCAGATGCTTAGACTGTATCCTAATAGCAGTGTCAAAGCTATTACTTTGATCGTGTATATTGGCCCCTCTCCATTTAAAATTACTGAAATGTCTTTGAAGATGCAGTTTCTACCCAACCTTGAACGCGCAACTTCATGAGTCCACCGGTCTGCTACTACTGTGCTCTCCCTCACTGCAAGGCTTGCGGattttctttccttcatACCAACATAGGTAAATGCACTCGCTACCACACATACTTAAGCGATGACAACTATAAAATCGTTGTACGTAGGTCCAGTCAGGACCATAGCTCATCAGGTAGTTCAGGAAGTAAGATAACTTCAGACTCTAAGCTTAGGTGTTAAAAACACCAACTAGTCTAAAGGTCTCCTGATTCTCCACTAAGTTTCTCTAAAGTGACCTAAATCTTTTCGATCATTGATTATGGGTGTCCCATGGTTTGTTGCCTCAACTTGGGTGCCTGGAACTTAAGTTAGAGTCTCTCTCATTGGAGAAAGATTGATAGATGGATAATAAGTTGACTCATTCTTCTGCGTACTGGAAAGCTTCGTGAATTCACAAAACTTTCTGTGAACTCCTTTCATCTCATTGGATGTTCGCCATTAAAACTTCGAAAACATCTTTCTTGGTGCTAAATAACTTCCATTTGTATGAACCCTATCGATGTTTGGGCAAGGCAACAGAGCAAAGTATGAGAACTTTGTTTCTTACAACATGGTATAAATAGCGCCCTTCTGCTACTCGTCTTAATTCATTTCCATTTTCCATATCTCCTCAACACCTTAAACCCCAGCATCAAAGTCCCAAATCGTCAAGCTACGGATACAGCATCAGTTCACTACTGCTTACTACGAGATCTTTGTTGACAAAACATCGAAAATGATGACCGTAAACATATTTTTGTTTCTCTTTGCTCCATTCTATGCTGTCATCCTCCGGATATGCACCGGCGGCCCTCCACCAGAAGCCTCCAGTCATCTCAACTGCATTCGCCGCCTCGAGTACTATCTATGCCACAGCACATATAGACAGACGCTCGCCACATGAAGCTGAGAGTTGATATTGGTGAAGACGCAAGCCTTGACGCTGGCCAACCAAGTGAGGGAATACGTACAAAAATTTTGTTTGTCGCTTTAACGCTTTATAGTAGCGAATGTCTTTACCTATATTGGTATGAAGAGAGGAAAATCACTAAGTCCAACAAACATGTTGATATCTCTCTTCGCCTTGAGCAACTTCCGTTTCCGATCTTTGTAAAAATGGAAGCCGCGATATACCCATTTGACAACAATACGGCTCATCTTGAGACTTTCGCTTGCCTTTCTTGCTTGCAAAGCAGGAAGGAGTCCTTTCAAGGGAAGTCATCAACGCCCGAAGCCAGCTGCACGATGCTTCCACCAACTTGGGAGGAAGGAGAGATAGCGCAATAAAGTTTGCTTACGATTCACAACTTAAGGTTGGAAGTTACACCTCCGTCTAGTCATTACCAGATCAATAAGATTGGATGGCATCCATACTTTAGTGATGTGGTGGGACACTCATCAGTTTTGGCCAGTTCCAGCTCTGAAGccctttaattaagtttcaTTTGCATGAATGCTATTAATGTTTTATAAAGTCACAGCAGAGTGTATTTGTCTTATTTCCTGTAAAGTGGTATAAATAGCCCTCATTCCATTCGTTTCCTCGTCACCTTCATACCGAAAAACCCCAACCTCAAAACTCCACGTCGTCAAGCTACCTACGGCATACGATACCCTCGTCTTAAAACCAACAGCCATGTATGTGATATACACACTTTGGGCCCTTTCGGCTATACCCTACGGCTGCATCCTCAAGATGTTCACTGGCCCTATGCCAGCTGCTCCCAGccatctcagcctcttccGCCGCCTCGAGTACTACCTGTATCATCACGTCTATAGACAAACGCTCTTGGCAGTCTCTGTATTCGCGATGTTCGGATATTTGCTCATCGCGATCGAAGAAGGGCTACACGGTCGGCTATTCAAGGACAATCAGCTTTTTCTAGACTTCCTGACTTCTATGGCGACCATCGCAGTTGCTTGTCTCTTTGGTACAGTATATGGCAGACGTGCATCCCCGGAGGCTGAGGCGCAGGTGGTTGAGGAGACAAACGATCTCTATCTTACTGTCGTGCAGTACTATTGGTACTAATCTCATACAAAATGGCATTTTTGGGAGTTAGATGCCAACCCAGAGCCGGTATCAATTTTGTCGGCGCCAACATTTGATCGGGTTTGGACACTCAAGAGTGAAGTGTCCACAGAGAACCATGTCTCTCAAGTCATTCTCTCCATCATCCCAACACCAGAATTGGACCGCAACAGCTCAAAGAAAAGTACATCATGAGAATTACTACAACTATTCACCAATAATGAGAATTCCCGGTACCAATTTGTTGAGGCATCTCTTGATGCTttcactcttctctttccttGTCATCTCAGCAACACTGACTTCATTCACGATTACCATAAAGTCAACCAGTATATAGACAGCTCTTCACTTCATAGCAGCTGCATTGTCCCATTTGTCTGGTAACTACTAGACCTGACAGGACTGGTGGGCCAAACGGCTCGCTGGAGCTGGGATGGAAAGCGCTCAGGTTCGCCGGGCTGCTTTTGGCACTTCCAACGGCAATGAGGCTCAACAGTGAACCTCCAAAATGCAATGTTGTTGGAAATGACGGATATCCTCCCCGACAATCCCCAGTACCTGAACGTAGGTCCAGCCGGGGGCCAAAACCACTTCTTCATTAGTTTGGGTCCTCCGGGCCCGCAGATTTGGCCTTCGATATCGATTTAAACGACCAAACCCCCTTCTTCATTAGCCTGTGCTTTCGGCTCTATCACTAGCTTGCAGCAATTACAGCAGCGGCCAAGACCACTTCTTCATTAGCCTGGGCTTTCAGTTCTATCAACGTTACGACTGCCGAATCCGCAATGGACTTGAGTGCGACCCCTTTCTCTCTCCATCAGCGATATCTGTCCTCCAGCGATACAACATTTCCGAGTTATTGGTATGTCTCAAGCTCTTATTACTGTGAACATAATCTAATTCCAGCATAGAATGCTTCTCAAATAAGTCGGTAACCAGATCTTGCTCATGCTTATTTGCACTACGACCATACCAGCAACCAACACCCACATGCAGGGTGCCAACTGTGCAATCCTCGAGTACCAACAACCTTCGATGCCCTAATCTGTGGATGACACCAACTACACCAAACTTCTGGCTATCGAAAAAAAGGACGCTTAGAGGCCTCTGAAACTCTCAATCGAGCTCTATGAGTCAACGTTCATGGACGCCCGCCGCCGGGCATCCAGTTATTCTGGACCTCTTTCAATCAAGGCTTCACCCCTACAAGTTGCTCTCATAGTCACCCTAAACAACCCAACAAGCACCCTGTGGCGACATAGTTTGCAGCGCCTTCATTTGCCTTCTAGATGTTTTCAAGTGCTAAGCCTCTCAACCCTATATTGATGGTCGTTCGTGGGCAATGCCGCCCACAAGGCACCCAGCCATCACTTCTGAGGCTCTCAAACGGCGGTACTTTGTTCTTGTCCCCCTCAAAATCAGTCCCAAACGGAAGGCCGCCCTTACTTCCTCATCATAGTCGACTGCCAGATTCATACTCAAGTTCCAGGGGCTATTTGCCTTCAAATCCCCTACAGCTGCCAGACGCCATTCCTTACATCAGCTTCCTTGGGTTCGCAAAGGTACCGCATTGATTCTATacttctcttctcaagaacaatCGCTCGCGGAACTTCTCCACTTATCCTGGAGCTTCGACTGCGACTTGATGTTGCCCCTTTTCGGGAACAGCGTGGTTCAGAAGTCCAACCTTGCATACTCACCTGTAATACTATATCAGCAAGAAGATGTACAATCTGCCCTTACCCGGGCCATTTGTAACCGAAATCTAAGCCTGGAAGTGTCTCTCAGCCTGCTATCTTCGCCATACTGCGGCTTACCGGTGCCTGTTTATCAATATGTGGCCGCCTTTACTTGGAGAGCTTGGGAAACATGAAGATTATATCGGCTCTCGGAATGCTGAAGTTCTTTGATCACCGTTCCTTTCTAAATCTTACCCTGATGGCCGGACCGCTTCACTCAGCTATGTGACCAGGACCAAAGGATCTTGGTATCAATCCTCATTTGTGAAGGTTCTGCAGTGGCCAGTGGAATAAATTGGTGTATTTCTCCTGTTCAAAGTGATACTTCGGGCCCATCCTCAACAGAAGAATACAGAGGGAGTCCATAAGATAGCTTCGGCATTGTTAATACAGACCGAGTATCTATTTTCCTACACTTTTGCAGTGTCTTGAGAACGTGGGCCTCAAGGACCCAGCAAACTTCCCTACCCTAAGCACCTGAGTCAGGTGCCAAAAATGTGAAGGATTCCTCAACATGTGAAGATTTTGTTTATAGCTTTTCATCACTTCGGATAGGTAGAGATGctaagcttctttttcacGATGGGACCATAGTTGCGTAGATAAAAACGTACCTTGGATGAGGCCTCGTGGAATCGTACACGTCACGTGGCCACATCACGAAGAGAAAATGTTTTCCTTTTTGTTGGTTGTTTCAGAATTGCGAACAAGCTTTGGTAGCTCGACGGGCCACTCGGCACATAAAACGTGAGATATTTTTTGGGGGAGGGACTTTGGGTTTCCCGATTTGACACGATTTGTTTTCCCAATTGCGATCGGGTTGCGTGTCGATATGTCATTGAGCATGAACCATTTCACTAACTTGTAAGTGGCGAGTCGCGGCGGGTAAAAGGGCCTTGGTACTGGGCATCGATCAAGATCCATCTGTTTTATATTTTTGTTGCAGGGAAAGGGTGTGAGAATGGGAA
This genomic stretch from Fusarium fujikuroi IMI 58289 draft genome, chromosome FFUJ_chr09 harbors:
- a CDS encoding related to RIB2-DRAP deaminase encodes the protein MASETNPTFDVGNHEAFMEFALTQAKKSPPAGNKFCVGAVLVDAAKGRVLSTGAMLFYQDRRRAQPSRCIHEVLPPDTVLYTTMEPCNERLSGNMTCATRILRLKGAIKTVYVGIREPGTFIANNDGQERLEAHGVKVVYPVEHWHDRIMEISMAGH